The Bombus fervidus isolate BK054 chromosome 6, iyBomFerv1, whole genome shotgun sequence genome contains a region encoding:
- the Ndae1 gene encoding na[+]-driven anion exchanger 1 isoform X7: MQRTMDPEEISDSYDTSPWMQPGIGGGGGAAHVGGTGDDEAPKDPGVRITHQSYTEKDFEGHRAHTVYVGVHLPGERRHRRHHKHHHSQRQLGTSSTDKENVDNDRPITPPAQRVQFILGEEVGDDAHESHPLFSEMEELVKDGDEMEWKETARWIKFEEDVEEGGNRWSKPHVATLSLHALFELRSLLLNGTVMLDMEAASLEQIADLVLDNMINKGSLPIEAREKVREALLVRHRHQHERRKDNNMSRLPIIRSLAEIGRNHSSSKNSDCTCGLHALLTSDLQERRDARDAYAPSVARSSSCPNSNTALLSKEAKDLKGPYLLVPVEESNSAPAIAGATSHGSGPALNAGSRFLAIPGNPGQEPGTNGMDRSPSSVSISRNHSSSALENGDANHKGNTHFMRKIPAGAEASNILVGEVDFLDKTLSAFIRLSQAGIMGDLTEVPVPTRFIFVLLGPTGGITGFHEIGRAMATLMSDEVFHDVAYKAKNRNHLLAGIDEFLDAVTVLPPGEWDPAIRIEPPAAIPSQDVRKRPKEEKPKEDPDDEADEQKLREESGLSRTGRLFGGLINDIKRKVPFYFSDFKDALALQCVASFIFLYFACLSPIITFGGLLSEATGKNMAAMESLVSGFVCGIGYGFFSGQPLTILGSTGPVLVFETIVYEFCKKSDWNYMSFRFWIGSWITLILVILVAIDASAFVCYITRFTEENFATLIAFIFIYKAIENVLSIGKKYPINTHANEPFNYECWCKPPNGSLPSSYDNINWTALDQKICQSYNGTLVGDGCNLPHYTPDVFLMSIILFMGTFLLSIELKDFKNALFFPSKVRQVVSDFAVIIAIFSMSTLDHFVNIPTPKLEVPEEFKPTLAGRGWMIWPFQNNPWWSAIVACLPALLGTILIFMDQQITAVIVNRKENKLKKGCGYHLDLFVLAILIEICSVMGLPWFVAATVLSINHVNSLKLESECAAPGEKPQFLGVREQRVTHILIFLMIGCSVLLTPMLRHIPMPVLFGVFLYMGVASLKGLQFFDRILIMLMPVKYQPDYMFLRQVPLKRVHLFTTIQLTCLACLWIIKSFSSTSILFPLMLVVMIGIRKSLDLLFTQRELKILDDVMPEPSRKHAEDLRQLESGEEQNESMGYGPSGNIQISLANGNIMKIPMASINISEEVNKTGIWQQVNEGNEKTKQVKLINAGKQKKHSKKENVLMADETTRLTTMTEEDEDDSGISIKVDLIRSKESISPLTINGTTSAETSV; the protein is encoded by the exons ATGCAACGAACTATGGACCCTGAGGAAATATCTGACAGCTATGATACATC acCGTGGATGCAGCCAGGTATCGGAGGCGGAGGTGGCGCGGCCCACGTAGGTGGGACAGGTGACGACGAGGCTCCGAAAGATCCCGGTGTTCGGATCACTCATCAATCTTACACCGAGAAAGACTTCGAAG GTCACAGAGCGCACACGGTATATGTGGGCGTGCATCTACCAGGCGAAAGGAGACATCGTCGTCATCACAAGCACCATCATTCTCAACGTCAGTTGGGAACAAGCAGTACCGATAAGGAGAATGTCGACAACGATAGGCCCA TTACGCCGCCAGCCCAGAGGGTGCAGTTTATTCTGGGCGAGGAAGTCGGGGACGATGCACACGAGTCCCACCCCCTCTTCTCCGAGATGGAGGAGCTCGTCAAGGATGGTGACGAGATGGAATGGAAGGAAACGGCCAG GTGGATTAAGTTCGAGGAAGACGTGGAGGAGGGTGGAAATAGGTGGAGCAAACCTCACGTAGCGACGCTCTCGCTACACGCTCTTTTCGAGCTGAGGAGCCTGCTGTTAAATGGGACTGTGATGTTGGACATGGAGGCGGCGAGTTTGGAACAAATCGCCGATTTGGTACTCGATAACATGATCAACAAAGGCTCCTTGCCGATCGAGGCGAGGGAAAAG GTCAGGGAAGCTCTTCTGGTGAGGCATCGGCATCAACACGAGAGACGCAAGGATAACAACATGTCCAGGCTACCAATTATCAGATCCTTGGCCGAAATAGGTCGAAATCATTCCTCTTCGAAAA ATTCCGACTGTACTTGTGGTTTGCATGCGTTGTTGACGTCAGATTTACAGGAGCGTCGCGACGCTAGGGACGCCTACGCTCCCTCCGTCGCTCGCAGTAGCAGTTGCCCGAATTCGAATACGGCTCTGCTTTCGAAAGAAGCAAAAGATCTGAAAGGACCGTACCTTTTAGTTCCAG TGGAGGAATCGAATTCTGCCCCGGCGATCGCCGGCGCTACAAGTCACGGCAGTGGGCCAGCGCTGAATGCCGGTAGCCGCTTCCTTGCCATACCCGGTAATCCCG GCCAAGAACCAGGCACCAACGGGATGGATCGAAGTCCAAGCAGCGTGTCAATTAGCCGAAATCACAGTTCGTCCGCCTTAGAAAACGGAGACGCAAATCACAAG GGTAATACTCATTTTATGCGGAAAATACCAGCTGGAGCCGAGGCGAGCAACATTCTCGTAGGAGAAGTCGATTTTTTAGATAAAACGCTGTCAGCCTTTATTCGGCTAAGCCAGGCGGGAATAATGGGTGACTTAACGGAAGTTCCTGTGCCAACAAGATTTATATTTGTCCTGCTCGGACCTACG GGAGGAATCACAGGTTTCCACGAGATCGGCCGTGCCATGGCTACGTTGATGTCCGACGAGGTCTTCCACGACGTGGCGTACAAGGCCAAGAACAGAAATCATCTGCTTGCAGGAATCGACGAGTTTTTAGACGCTGTTACGGTTCTACCACCAGGAGAATGGGACCCTGCGATCAGAATAGAACCACCTGCCGCTATTCCTTCGCAG GATGTAAGGAAGCGaccaaaagaagaaaaaccgAAGGAAGACCCAGACGACGAAGCAGACGAGCAAAAGTTGAGGGAAGAATCCGGTCTCTCGAGAACTGGTAGACTTTTCGGTGGCTTGATAAACGACATAAAGAGAAAAGTGCCGTTTTATTTTTCCGACTTCAAGGACGCGTTAGCTCTTCAATGCGTAGCCTCTTTTATCTTCCTGTATTTTGCCTGCCTCTCACCTATAATTACATTCGGTGGTTTGTTGAGCGAAGCCACAGGCAAAAATATGGCCGCCATGGAGTCGCTCGTTTCCGGTTTCGTTTGCGGCATCGGATATGGATTTTTCTCTGGTCAACCTCTCACCATTCTCGGTTCCACCGGCCCGGTTTTAGTCTTCGAGACGATAGTCTACGAATTTTGCAA GAAATCAGATTGGAACTACATGTCGTTCCGCTTCTGGATCGGCTCGTGGATAACACTGATTCTGGTAATCCTCGTGGCGATCGACGCTAGCGCTTTCGTGTGCTACATCACGCGGTTCACGGAGGAGAACTTCGCCACTCTGATCGCGTTTATCTTCATTTACAAG GCCATCGAAAACGTATTGTCCATCGGCAAAAAGTATCCTATAAATACTCATGCGAACGAACCGTTCAACTACGAGTGTTGGTGCAAGCCGCCGAATGGCAGCCTACCGTCTAGCTACGACAACATTAATTGGACGGCTCTCGATCAAAAAATATGCCAG AGTTACAACGGCACGCTGGTGGGCGATGGTTGCAACCTACCGCACTACACACCCGATGTGTTCCTCATGTCAATTATACTATTCATGGGCACATTCTTGCTATCCATCGAGCTCAAAGATTTCAAGAACGCTCTCTTCTTTCCATCAAAG GTCAGACAGGTGGTCAGTGATTTTGCGGTAATCATCGCGATTTTTTCGATGAGCACGCTCGACCATTTCGTGAATATTCCGACGCCCAAGCTCGAAGTACCGGAGGAATTCAAGCCGACGTTGGCCGGTCGGGGATGGATGATCTGGCCTTTTCAAAACAATCCATGGTGGAGCGCCATCGTCGCGTGTCTACCAGCTCTCTTAGGCACTATACTGATTTTTATGGATCAACAAATTACAGCCGTGATAGTCAATAGGAAAGAGAACAAATTAAAG AAAGGATGCGGCTATCATTTGGATCTGTTCGTCCTTGCGATCCTGATAGAAATTTGCTCGGTGATGGGACTGCCCTGGTTCGTCGCGGCAACGGTACTCTCGATCAATCACGTGAATTCGTTGAAGCTGGAATCGGAATGTGCCGCGCCAGGTGAAAAACCGCAGTTCCTCGGTGTCCGCGAACAGCGTGTTACACacattttaatctttttgaTGATCGGCTGCTCGGTTCTGCTCACGCCAATGCTGAGACACATACCGATGCCGGTGCTGTTTGGAGTTTTCCTCTACATGGGAGTTGCTTCGTTGAAGGGACTTCAATTTTTCGACAGAATATTAATCATGCTGATGCCGGTTAAATACCAACCTGACTATATGTTCCTTCGGCag GTACCATTGAAACGCGTTCATCTGTTTACAACGATACAGTTGACTTGTTTAGCCTGCTTGTGGATTATCAAATCTTTCAGCAGCACCTCCATCCTGTTTCCTTTGATG ttGGTGGTGATGATCGGGATACGAAAGTCCTTAGACTTGTTGTTCACTCAACGCGAGTTAAAGATCTTGGACGACGTAATGCCGGAACCAAGCAGGAAACACGCCGAAGATCTACGACAACTGGAGAGCGGCGAG GAACAGAACGAGTCTATGGGATACGGACCGTCGGGAAACATACAGATTTCGTTAGCGAACGGCAACATTATGAAGATCCCAATGGCGAGCATCAATATCAGCGAAGAGGTGAATAAAACCGGGATTTGGCAACAAGTGAACGAAGGCAACGAGAAAACGAAACAAGTGAAACTTATCAA CGCGGGAAAGCAGAAGAAGCactcgaagaaagaaaacgtgtTGATGGCTGACGAGACTACGAGGTTGACTACGATGACCGAAGAGGACGAAGATGACAGTGGAATCTCTATCAAG GTAGACTTGATACGATCGAAGGAAAGCATCAGCCCGTTAACGATTAACGGCACTACCTCGGCCGAGACTTCTGTCTAA
- the Ndae1 gene encoding na[+]-driven anion exchanger 1 isoform X6, which translates to MQPGIGGGGGAAHVGGTGDDEAPKDPGVRITHQSYTEKDFEGHRAHTVYVGVHLPGERRHRRHHKHHHSQRQLGTSSTDKENVDNDRPRQLLMTRRSRLSNICDPDGEMILTPPAQRVQFILGEEVGDDAHESHPLFSEMEELVKDGDEMEWKETARWIKFEEDVEEGGNRWSKPHVATLSLHALFELRSLLLNGTVMLDMEAASLEQIADLVLDNMINKGSLPIEAREKVREALLVRHRHQHERRKDNNMSRLPIIRSLAEIGRNHSSSKNSDCTCGLHALLTSDLQERRDARDAYAPSVARSSSCPNSNTALLSKEAKDLKGPYLLVPVEESNSAPAIAGATSHGSGPALNAGSRFLAIPGNPGQEPGTNGMDRSPSSVSISRNHSSSALENGDANHKGNTHFMRKIPAGAEASNILVGEVDFLDKTLSAFIRLSQAGIMGDLTEVPVPTRFIFVLLGPTGGITGFHEIGRAMATLMSDEVFHDVAYKAKNRNHLLAGIDEFLDAVTVLPPGEWDPAIRIEPPAAIPSQDVRKRPKEEKPKEDPDDEADEQKLREESGLSRTGRLFGGLINDIKRKVPFYFSDFKDALALQCVASFIFLYFACLSPIITFGGLLSEATGKNMAAMESLVSGFVCGIGYGFFSGQPLTILGSTGPVLVFETIVYEFCKKSDWNYMSFRFWIGSWITLILVILVAIDASAFVCYITRFTEENFATLIAFIFIYKAIENVLSIGKKYPINTHANEPFNYECWCKPPNGSLPSSYDNINWTALDQKICQSYNGTLVGDGCNLPHYTPDVFLMSIILFMGTFLLSIELKDFKNALFFPSKVRQVVSDFAVIIAIFSMSTLDHFVNIPTPKLEVPEEFKPTLAGRGWMIWPFQNNPWWSAIVACLPALLGTILIFMDQQITAVIVNRKENKLKKGCGYHLDLFVLAILIEICSVMGLPWFVAATVLSINHVNSLKLESECAAPGEKPQFLGVREQRVTHILIFLMIGCSVLLTPMLRHIPMPVLFGVFLYMGVASLKGLQFFDRILIMLMPVKYQPDYMFLRQVPLKRVHLFTTIQLTCLACLWIIKSFSSTSILFPLMLVVMIGIRKSLDLLFTQRELKILDDVMPEPSRKHAEDLRQLESGEEQNESMGYGPSGNIQISLANGNIMKIPMASINISEEVNKTGIWQQVNEGNEKTKQVKLINAGKQKKHSKKENVLMADETTRLTTMTEEDEDDSGISIKVDLIRSKESISPLTINGTTSAETSV; encoded by the exons ATGCAGCCAGGTATCGGAGGCGGAGGTGGCGCGGCCCACGTAGGTGGGACAGGTGACGACGAGGCTCCGAAAGATCCCGGTGTTCGGATCACTCATCAATCTTACACCGAGAAAGACTTCGAAG GTCACAGAGCGCACACGGTATATGTGGGCGTGCATCTACCAGGCGAAAGGAGACATCGTCGTCATCACAAGCACCATCATTCTCAACGTCAGTTGGGAACAAGCAGTACCGATAAGGAGAATGTCGACAACGATAGGCCCA GACAATTGCTGATGACTCGAAGGAGTCGACTATCTAATATCTGCGATCCCGACGGCGAGATGATAC TTACGCCGCCAGCCCAGAGGGTGCAGTTTATTCTGGGCGAGGAAGTCGGGGACGATGCACACGAGTCCCACCCCCTCTTCTCCGAGATGGAGGAGCTCGTCAAGGATGGTGACGAGATGGAATGGAAGGAAACGGCCAG GTGGATTAAGTTCGAGGAAGACGTGGAGGAGGGTGGAAATAGGTGGAGCAAACCTCACGTAGCGACGCTCTCGCTACACGCTCTTTTCGAGCTGAGGAGCCTGCTGTTAAATGGGACTGTGATGTTGGACATGGAGGCGGCGAGTTTGGAACAAATCGCCGATTTGGTACTCGATAACATGATCAACAAAGGCTCCTTGCCGATCGAGGCGAGGGAAAAG GTCAGGGAAGCTCTTCTGGTGAGGCATCGGCATCAACACGAGAGACGCAAGGATAACAACATGTCCAGGCTACCAATTATCAGATCCTTGGCCGAAATAGGTCGAAATCATTCCTCTTCGAAAA ATTCCGACTGTACTTGTGGTTTGCATGCGTTGTTGACGTCAGATTTACAGGAGCGTCGCGACGCTAGGGACGCCTACGCTCCCTCCGTCGCTCGCAGTAGCAGTTGCCCGAATTCGAATACGGCTCTGCTTTCGAAAGAAGCAAAAGATCTGAAAGGACCGTACCTTTTAGTTCCAG TGGAGGAATCGAATTCTGCCCCGGCGATCGCCGGCGCTACAAGTCACGGCAGTGGGCCAGCGCTGAATGCCGGTAGCCGCTTCCTTGCCATACCCGGTAATCCCG GCCAAGAACCAGGCACCAACGGGATGGATCGAAGTCCAAGCAGCGTGTCAATTAGCCGAAATCACAGTTCGTCCGCCTTAGAAAACGGAGACGCAAATCACAAG GGTAATACTCATTTTATGCGGAAAATACCAGCTGGAGCCGAGGCGAGCAACATTCTCGTAGGAGAAGTCGATTTTTTAGATAAAACGCTGTCAGCCTTTATTCGGCTAAGCCAGGCGGGAATAATGGGTGACTTAACGGAAGTTCCTGTGCCAACAAGATTTATATTTGTCCTGCTCGGACCTACG GGAGGAATCACAGGTTTCCACGAGATCGGCCGTGCCATGGCTACGTTGATGTCCGACGAGGTCTTCCACGACGTGGCGTACAAGGCCAAGAACAGAAATCATCTGCTTGCAGGAATCGACGAGTTTTTAGACGCTGTTACGGTTCTACCACCAGGAGAATGGGACCCTGCGATCAGAATAGAACCACCTGCCGCTATTCCTTCGCAG GATGTAAGGAAGCGaccaaaagaagaaaaaccgAAGGAAGACCCAGACGACGAAGCAGACGAGCAAAAGTTGAGGGAAGAATCCGGTCTCTCGAGAACTGGTAGACTTTTCGGTGGCTTGATAAACGACATAAAGAGAAAAGTGCCGTTTTATTTTTCCGACTTCAAGGACGCGTTAGCTCTTCAATGCGTAGCCTCTTTTATCTTCCTGTATTTTGCCTGCCTCTCACCTATAATTACATTCGGTGGTTTGTTGAGCGAAGCCACAGGCAAAAATATGGCCGCCATGGAGTCGCTCGTTTCCGGTTTCGTTTGCGGCATCGGATATGGATTTTTCTCTGGTCAACCTCTCACCATTCTCGGTTCCACCGGCCCGGTTTTAGTCTTCGAGACGATAGTCTACGAATTTTGCAA GAAATCAGATTGGAACTACATGTCGTTCCGCTTCTGGATCGGCTCGTGGATAACACTGATTCTGGTAATCCTCGTGGCGATCGACGCTAGCGCTTTCGTGTGCTACATCACGCGGTTCACGGAGGAGAACTTCGCCACTCTGATCGCGTTTATCTTCATTTACAAG GCCATCGAAAACGTATTGTCCATCGGCAAAAAGTATCCTATAAATACTCATGCGAACGAACCGTTCAACTACGAGTGTTGGTGCAAGCCGCCGAATGGCAGCCTACCGTCTAGCTACGACAACATTAATTGGACGGCTCTCGATCAAAAAATATGCCAG AGTTACAACGGCACGCTGGTGGGCGATGGTTGCAACCTACCGCACTACACACCCGATGTGTTCCTCATGTCAATTATACTATTCATGGGCACATTCTTGCTATCCATCGAGCTCAAAGATTTCAAGAACGCTCTCTTCTTTCCATCAAAG GTCAGACAGGTGGTCAGTGATTTTGCGGTAATCATCGCGATTTTTTCGATGAGCACGCTCGACCATTTCGTGAATATTCCGACGCCCAAGCTCGAAGTACCGGAGGAATTCAAGCCGACGTTGGCCGGTCGGGGATGGATGATCTGGCCTTTTCAAAACAATCCATGGTGGAGCGCCATCGTCGCGTGTCTACCAGCTCTCTTAGGCACTATACTGATTTTTATGGATCAACAAATTACAGCCGTGATAGTCAATAGGAAAGAGAACAAATTAAAG AAAGGATGCGGCTATCATTTGGATCTGTTCGTCCTTGCGATCCTGATAGAAATTTGCTCGGTGATGGGACTGCCCTGGTTCGTCGCGGCAACGGTACTCTCGATCAATCACGTGAATTCGTTGAAGCTGGAATCGGAATGTGCCGCGCCAGGTGAAAAACCGCAGTTCCTCGGTGTCCGCGAACAGCGTGTTACACacattttaatctttttgaTGATCGGCTGCTCGGTTCTGCTCACGCCAATGCTGAGACACATACCGATGCCGGTGCTGTTTGGAGTTTTCCTCTACATGGGAGTTGCTTCGTTGAAGGGACTTCAATTTTTCGACAGAATATTAATCATGCTGATGCCGGTTAAATACCAACCTGACTATATGTTCCTTCGGCag GTACCATTGAAACGCGTTCATCTGTTTACAACGATACAGTTGACTTGTTTAGCCTGCTTGTGGATTATCAAATCTTTCAGCAGCACCTCCATCCTGTTTCCTTTGATG ttGGTGGTGATGATCGGGATACGAAAGTCCTTAGACTTGTTGTTCACTCAACGCGAGTTAAAGATCTTGGACGACGTAATGCCGGAACCAAGCAGGAAACACGCCGAAGATCTACGACAACTGGAGAGCGGCGAG GAACAGAACGAGTCTATGGGATACGGACCGTCGGGAAACATACAGATTTCGTTAGCGAACGGCAACATTATGAAGATCCCAATGGCGAGCATCAATATCAGCGAAGAGGTGAATAAAACCGGGATTTGGCAACAAGTGAACGAAGGCAACGAGAAAACGAAACAAGTGAAACTTATCAA CGCGGGAAAGCAGAAGAAGCactcgaagaaagaaaacgtgtTGATGGCTGACGAGACTACGAGGTTGACTACGATGACCGAAGAGGACGAAGATGACAGTGGAATCTCTATCAAG GTAGACTTGATACGATCGAAGGAAAGCATCAGCCCGTTAACGATTAACGGCACTACCTCGGCCGAGACTTCTGTCTAA
- the Ndae1 gene encoding na[+]-driven anion exchanger 1 isoform X14, whose amino-acid sequence MQRTMDPEEISDSYDTSPWMQPGIGGGGGAAHVGGTGDDEAPKDPGVRITHQSYTEKDFEGHRAHTVYVGVHLPGERRHRRHHKHHHSQRQLGTSSTDKENVDNDRPRQLLMTRRSRLSNICDPDGEMILTPPAQRVQFILGEEVGDDAHESHPLFSEMEELVKDGDEMEWKETARWIKFEEDVEEGGNRWSKPHVATLSLHALFELRSLLLNGTVMLDMEAASLEQIADLVLDNMINKGSLPIEAREKVREALLVRHRHQHERRKDNNMSRLPIIRSLAEIGRNHSSSKSQEPGTNGMDRSPSSVSISRNHSSSALENGDANHKGNTHFMRKIPAGAEASNILVGEVDFLDKTLSAFIRLSQAGIMGDLTEVPVPTRFIFVLLGPTGGITGFHEIGRAMATLMSDEVFHDVAYKAKNRNHLLAGIDEFLDAVTVLPPGEWDPAIRIEPPAAIPSQDVRKRPKEEKPKEDPDDEADEQKLREESGLSRTGRLFGGLINDIKRKVPFYFSDFKDALALQCVASFIFLYFACLSPIITFGGLLSEATGKNMAAMESLVSGFVCGIGYGFFSGQPLTILGSTGPVLVFETIVYEFCKKSDWNYMSFRFWIGSWITLILVILVAIDASAFVCYITRFTEENFATLIAFIFIYKAIENVLSIGKKYPINTHANEPFNYECWCKPPNGSLPSSYDNINWTALDQKICQSYNGTLVGDGCNLPHYTPDVFLMSIILFMGTFLLSIELKDFKNALFFPSKVRQVVSDFAVIIAIFSMSTLDHFVNIPTPKLEVPEEFKPTLAGRGWMIWPFQNNPWWSAIVACLPALLGTILIFMDQQITAVIVNRKENKLKKGCGYHLDLFVLAILIEICSVMGLPWFVAATVLSINHVNSLKLESECAAPGEKPQFLGVREQRVTHILIFLMIGCSVLLTPMLRHIPMPVLFGVFLYMGVASLKGLQFFDRILIMLMPVKYQPDYMFLRQVPLKRVHLFTTIQLTCLACLWIIKSFSSTSILFPLMLVVMIGIRKSLDLLFTQRELKILDDVMPEPSRKHAEDLRQLESGEEQNESMGYGPSGNIQISLANGNIMKIPMASINISEEVNKTGIWQQVNEGNEKTKQVKLINAGKQKKHSKKENVLMADETTRLTTMTEEDEDDSGISIKVDLIRSKESISPLTINGTTSAETSV is encoded by the exons ATGCAACGAACTATGGACCCTGAGGAAATATCTGACAGCTATGATACATC acCGTGGATGCAGCCAGGTATCGGAGGCGGAGGTGGCGCGGCCCACGTAGGTGGGACAGGTGACGACGAGGCTCCGAAAGATCCCGGTGTTCGGATCACTCATCAATCTTACACCGAGAAAGACTTCGAAG GTCACAGAGCGCACACGGTATATGTGGGCGTGCATCTACCAGGCGAAAGGAGACATCGTCGTCATCACAAGCACCATCATTCTCAACGTCAGTTGGGAACAAGCAGTACCGATAAGGAGAATGTCGACAACGATAGGCCCA GACAATTGCTGATGACTCGAAGGAGTCGACTATCTAATATCTGCGATCCCGACGGCGAGATGATAC TTACGCCGCCAGCCCAGAGGGTGCAGTTTATTCTGGGCGAGGAAGTCGGGGACGATGCACACGAGTCCCACCCCCTCTTCTCCGAGATGGAGGAGCTCGTCAAGGATGGTGACGAGATGGAATGGAAGGAAACGGCCAG GTGGATTAAGTTCGAGGAAGACGTGGAGGAGGGTGGAAATAGGTGGAGCAAACCTCACGTAGCGACGCTCTCGCTACACGCTCTTTTCGAGCTGAGGAGCCTGCTGTTAAATGGGACTGTGATGTTGGACATGGAGGCGGCGAGTTTGGAACAAATCGCCGATTTGGTACTCGATAACATGATCAACAAAGGCTCCTTGCCGATCGAGGCGAGGGAAAAG GTCAGGGAAGCTCTTCTGGTGAGGCATCGGCATCAACACGAGAGACGCAAGGATAACAACATGTCCAGGCTACCAATTATCAGATCCTTGGCCGAAATAGGTCGAAATCATTCCTCTTCGAAAA GCCAAGAACCAGGCACCAACGGGATGGATCGAAGTCCAAGCAGCGTGTCAATTAGCCGAAATCACAGTTCGTCCGCCTTAGAAAACGGAGACGCAAATCACAAG GGTAATACTCATTTTATGCGGAAAATACCAGCTGGAGCCGAGGCGAGCAACATTCTCGTAGGAGAAGTCGATTTTTTAGATAAAACGCTGTCAGCCTTTATTCGGCTAAGCCAGGCGGGAATAATGGGTGACTTAACGGAAGTTCCTGTGCCAACAAGATTTATATTTGTCCTGCTCGGACCTACG GGAGGAATCACAGGTTTCCACGAGATCGGCCGTGCCATGGCTACGTTGATGTCCGACGAGGTCTTCCACGACGTGGCGTACAAGGCCAAGAACAGAAATCATCTGCTTGCAGGAATCGACGAGTTTTTAGACGCTGTTACGGTTCTACCACCAGGAGAATGGGACCCTGCGATCAGAATAGAACCACCTGCCGCTATTCCTTCGCAG GATGTAAGGAAGCGaccaaaagaagaaaaaccgAAGGAAGACCCAGACGACGAAGCAGACGAGCAAAAGTTGAGGGAAGAATCCGGTCTCTCGAGAACTGGTAGACTTTTCGGTGGCTTGATAAACGACATAAAGAGAAAAGTGCCGTTTTATTTTTCCGACTTCAAGGACGCGTTAGCTCTTCAATGCGTAGCCTCTTTTATCTTCCTGTATTTTGCCTGCCTCTCACCTATAATTACATTCGGTGGTTTGTTGAGCGAAGCCACAGGCAAAAATATGGCCGCCATGGAGTCGCTCGTTTCCGGTTTCGTTTGCGGCATCGGATATGGATTTTTCTCTGGTCAACCTCTCACCATTCTCGGTTCCACCGGCCCGGTTTTAGTCTTCGAGACGATAGTCTACGAATTTTGCAA GAAATCAGATTGGAACTACATGTCGTTCCGCTTCTGGATCGGCTCGTGGATAACACTGATTCTGGTAATCCTCGTGGCGATCGACGCTAGCGCTTTCGTGTGCTACATCACGCGGTTCACGGAGGAGAACTTCGCCACTCTGATCGCGTTTATCTTCATTTACAAG GCCATCGAAAACGTATTGTCCATCGGCAAAAAGTATCCTATAAATACTCATGCGAACGAACCGTTCAACTACGAGTGTTGGTGCAAGCCGCCGAATGGCAGCCTACCGTCTAGCTACGACAACATTAATTGGACGGCTCTCGATCAAAAAATATGCCAG AGTTACAACGGCACGCTGGTGGGCGATGGTTGCAACCTACCGCACTACACACCCGATGTGTTCCTCATGTCAATTATACTATTCATGGGCACATTCTTGCTATCCATCGAGCTCAAAGATTTCAAGAACGCTCTCTTCTTTCCATCAAAG GTCAGACAGGTGGTCAGTGATTTTGCGGTAATCATCGCGATTTTTTCGATGAGCACGCTCGACCATTTCGTGAATATTCCGACGCCCAAGCTCGAAGTACCGGAGGAATTCAAGCCGACGTTGGCCGGTCGGGGATGGATGATCTGGCCTTTTCAAAACAATCCATGGTGGAGCGCCATCGTCGCGTGTCTACCAGCTCTCTTAGGCACTATACTGATTTTTATGGATCAACAAATTACAGCCGTGATAGTCAATAGGAAAGAGAACAAATTAAAG AAAGGATGCGGCTATCATTTGGATCTGTTCGTCCTTGCGATCCTGATAGAAATTTGCTCGGTGATGGGACTGCCCTGGTTCGTCGCGGCAACGGTACTCTCGATCAATCACGTGAATTCGTTGAAGCTGGAATCGGAATGTGCCGCGCCAGGTGAAAAACCGCAGTTCCTCGGTGTCCGCGAACAGCGTGTTACACacattttaatctttttgaTGATCGGCTGCTCGGTTCTGCTCACGCCAATGCTGAGACACATACCGATGCCGGTGCTGTTTGGAGTTTTCCTCTACATGGGAGTTGCTTCGTTGAAGGGACTTCAATTTTTCGACAGAATATTAATCATGCTGATGCCGGTTAAATACCAACCTGACTATATGTTCCTTCGGCag GTACCATTGAAACGCGTTCATCTGTTTACAACGATACAGTTGACTTGTTTAGCCTGCTTGTGGATTATCAAATCTTTCAGCAGCACCTCCATCCTGTTTCCTTTGATG ttGGTGGTGATGATCGGGATACGAAAGTCCTTAGACTTGTTGTTCACTCAACGCGAGTTAAAGATCTTGGACGACGTAATGCCGGAACCAAGCAGGAAACACGCCGAAGATCTACGACAACTGGAGAGCGGCGAG GAACAGAACGAGTCTATGGGATACGGACCGTCGGGAAACATACAGATTTCGTTAGCGAACGGCAACATTATGAAGATCCCAATGGCGAGCATCAATATCAGCGAAGAGGTGAATAAAACCGGGATTTGGCAACAAGTGAACGAAGGCAACGAGAAAACGAAACAAGTGAAACTTATCAA CGCGGGAAAGCAGAAGAAGCactcgaagaaagaaaacgtgtTGATGGCTGACGAGACTACGAGGTTGACTACGATGACCGAAGAGGACGAAGATGACAGTGGAATCTCTATCAAG GTAGACTTGATACGATCGAAGGAAAGCATCAGCCCGTTAACGATTAACGGCACTACCTCGGCCGAGACTTCTGTCTAA